A genomic window from Oceanobacillus timonensis includes:
- the acsA gene encoding acetate--CoA ligase: MDMQAIPAREGNHNLKNYEDFRNTFSWESVEKNFSWHETGKVNMAYEAIDKHADNPDKKDKIALLYSDPDREEKVTFDELRLQSNQFANVLKKYDVQKGDRVFLFMPRSPEFYQAFFGILKIGAIAGPLFEAFMEQAVGDRLENSEARVLITTPDLLYRIPQDRLPHLEKIVLVGEHEEQEDQYIDYHSEMKQASTDFDMVWMDREDGMLLHYTSGSTGKPKGILHVHNAMIQHYATGEWVLDLKENDVYWCTADPGWVTGTSYGIFAPWLHGVTNVIRGGRFSPDDWYQTLQDNKVTVWYTAPTALRMLVSHGEEKVREYDLSALRHILSVGEPLNPEVITWGLKAFDLRIHDTWWMTETGAQVIVNIPTLEIRPGSMGKPIPGVEASIVDNEGNEIPPNQMGNLAIKSGWPSMMRAVWNNKGKYESYFINGWYVSGDSAYRDEDGYFWFQGRLDDVINTSGERVGPFEVESKLIEHEAVAEAGVIGKPDPKRGEIIKAFITLNPGYENSDELLESIRQFVKQELSAHAAPREIEVKDSIPKTRSGKIMRRLLKSWELGLPTGDTSTLEE, encoded by the coding sequence ATGGATATGCAAGCAATACCGGCACGTGAAGGGAATCATAATTTAAAAAACTACGAGGATTTTCGAAACACTTTTTCTTGGGAAAGTGTGGAGAAGAATTTTTCCTGGCATGAAACAGGAAAAGTGAATATGGCTTATGAAGCAATTGATAAACATGCAGATAATCCGGATAAGAAGGATAAAATCGCATTACTATATTCAGATCCTGATCGTGAAGAAAAAGTTACTTTTGATGAACTCCGTTTGCAAAGTAATCAGTTTGCAAATGTGCTAAAGAAATATGACGTACAAAAAGGAGATCGTGTTTTTCTTTTTATGCCAAGAAGTCCAGAATTTTATCAAGCCTTTTTTGGCATTTTAAAAATTGGTGCTATTGCAGGACCGCTGTTTGAAGCATTTATGGAGCAAGCGGTAGGGGATCGTTTAGAAAATAGTGAGGCACGTGTATTAATAACAACACCTGATTTACTCTATCGTATTCCTCAAGATAGACTGCCGCATTTAGAGAAGATTGTTTTAGTAGGGGAGCATGAAGAGCAAGAGGATCAGTATATTGATTATCATTCCGAAATGAAGCAGGCATCTACCGATTTTGATATGGTGTGGATGGATAGAGAAGATGGCATGCTGCTGCACTATACATCCGGTTCAACTGGGAAACCAAAAGGCATTCTGCATGTGCATAATGCAATGATACAACATTATGCAACCGGAGAATGGGTATTGGATTTAAAAGAGAACGATGTCTATTGGTGTACAGCAGATCCTGGCTGGGTAACAGGAACAAGCTATGGTATTTTTGCACCTTGGCTGCATGGCGTGACAAATGTGATTCGCGGTGGACGTTTTTCTCCGGATGACTGGTATCAAACATTACAAGATAATAAAGTTACCGTTTGGTATACAGCGCCAACCGCTCTACGGATGCTTGTAAGTCATGGCGAGGAGAAGGTCAGGGAGTATGACTTGTCTGCGCTGCGTCATATCTTGAGTGTTGGTGAACCATTAAATCCCGAAGTAATTACATGGGGATTAAAAGCATTTGATTTGCGTATCCATGATACGTGGTGGATGACAGAAACTGGTGCACAGGTCATTGTCAATATCCCGACGTTGGAAATCAGACCAGGATCCATGGGAAAACCGATTCCTGGTGTAGAGGCTTCCATTGTGGACAATGAAGGAAATGAAATTCCTCCGAACCAAATGGGAAATTTAGCAATTAAATCCGGCTGGCCATCTATGATGCGCGCAGTTTGGAATAATAAAGGAAAATATGAAAGTTATTTTATTAACGGATGGTATGTCTCCGGAGACAGTGCCTATCGGGATGAAGATGGTTATTTCTGGTTCCAGGGCCGTCTGGATGATGTGATTAATACATCCGGTGAACGGGTTGGACCATTTGAGGTAGAGAGCAAACTGATTGAACACGAAGCTGTTGCAGAAGCAGGGGTTATCGGTAAGCCGGACCCGAAACGCGGAGAAATTATTAAAGCGTTTATTACCTTAAATCCAGGATACGAAAACAGCGATGAGCTGCTGGAAAGTATCCGGCAATTTGTGAAACAGGAACTCAGTGCACACGCTGCGCCGAGAGAAATTGAAGTGAAAGACTCTATTCCTAAGACACGGAGTGGTAAAATTATGCGCCGCCTGTTAAAATCATGGGAACTAGGACTACCAACAGGCGATACATCTACATTAGAAGAATAA
- a CDS encoding dicarboxylate/amino acid:cation symporter — protein sequence MDSKKLTKRILIALIAGAIVGVALTFAPESFFGPLDKYILDPIGQIFINLIMMLVVPLVFVSIALGTAGLGDPKKLGKIGISAVAFFLTTTAIAISLGLGLGYLVKPGSTGVFDTSDADYTPDETPPIMDTLINIIPENPMEALASGEMLQIIAFAIFIGVALAFLSNKTKGIYQLFEQANEILNWLITVIMRFAPYGAFALIASAIGDAGLDAIGSMLSYMLTVIAGLLLHAFIVYSLAVWLIGRGNPIKFFRVFFPAMVVGFSTSSSNAALPVAMKTAQEKLGVKKAVSSFVQPLGATINMDGTAIMQAVATVFISQVYDIPLGLTDLLIVVLIATLASIGTAGVPGVGLVMLAMVLGQIGLPVEGIALIIGIDRLLDMLRTSLNIAGDAACAYIISERGDWNDDKTENA from the coding sequence ATGGATTCGAAAAAATTAACGAAACGAATATTGATCGCCTTGATTGCAGGTGCCATTGTTGGTGTGGCGCTGACATTTGCTCCTGAAAGTTTTTTTGGACCTCTGGATAAATACATATTAGATCCTATTGGCCAAATTTTTATCAATCTCATTATGATGTTAGTTGTTCCGCTTGTATTTGTATCCATCGCGTTAGGAACAGCTGGACTTGGAGACCCGAAAAAATTAGGGAAAATTGGTATATCTGCAGTTGCCTTCTTCTTAACCACAACAGCCATTGCCATCTCTTTGGGATTAGGTCTGGGTTATTTGGTTAAGCCGGGGTCTACGGGAGTTTTTGATACATCAGATGCTGATTATACACCGGATGAAACCCCGCCAATTATGGATACACTGATTAATATTATTCCGGAGAACCCAATGGAAGCGCTGGCATCCGGAGAAATGTTACAGATTATTGCATTTGCTATTTTTATCGGGGTTGCTTTGGCCTTTTTAAGTAATAAGACAAAAGGAATTTATCAACTATTTGAACAGGCAAACGAAATATTAAACTGGTTAATTACGGTAATCATGCGATTTGCTCCGTATGGGGCGTTTGCTCTGATTGCTTCAGCTATCGGTGATGCCGGACTGGATGCAATTGGTTCCATGCTGAGCTATATGTTAACTGTTATTGCAGGGTTGCTACTTCATGCTTTCATTGTGTATTCTCTTGCTGTCTGGTTAATAGGGCGTGGAAACCCCATTAAATTTTTCCGGGTATTTTTCCCGGCAATGGTGGTCGGATTTAGTACATCCAGCTCTAATGCAGCACTTCCTGTTGCGATGAAGACAGCCCAGGAAAAGCTTGGTGTAAAGAAAGCTGTCAGCAGTTTCGTCCAGCCGCTTGGCGCGACGATTAATATGGATGGTACAGCCATTATGCAGGCTGTTGCCACAGTGTTTATTTCTCAGGTCTATGATATCCCGCTCGGATTGACCGATTTATTAATTGTTGTTCTGATTGCGACATTGGCAAGTATTGGTACAGCTGGAGTGCCTGGTGTCGGATTAGTTATGCTGGCAATGGTGCTTGGTCAAATTGGCCTTCCTGTTGAAGGGATTGCCTTAATTATTGGTATTGACCGTCTCCTCGATATGTTAAGAACCTCTCTAAATATTGCTGGAGATGCTGCTTGTGCATATATTATATCTGAACGTGGCGATTGGAATGACGACAAAACAGAAAATGCATAA
- a CDS encoding helix-turn-helix domain-containing protein, protein MEIHEKIEFIRQQKQVTKTQIAKKCSKTPAWYTNISKGKTKIDVDMLEKIAEALEIDVKMLFDKELNDALNKCKELL, encoded by the coding sequence GTGGAAATTCATGAGAAAATTGAGTTTATCAGACAGCAAAAACAGGTAACAAAAACACAAATTGCGAAAAAATGTTCCAAAACGCCTGCATGGTATACCAATATTTCCAAAGGGAAGACAAAAATTGATGTAGATATGCTGGAAAAAATAGCAGAAGCATTAGAAATCGATGTAAAAATGTTATTTGACAAGGAACTGAATGATGCATTAAATAAATGCAAAGAGCTTTTATAA
- a CDS encoding helix-turn-helix domain-containing protein, with amino-acid sequence MKILSQRLREAREKAGLKQIEASKLLGISNGTLSGYEREYRDPDTDSLHKMAELYGVSVDWLLGKSTTSPSKKDTSLPEPMSEQDTVMFRNWKRMTEEEKQEALNVIHYILYRKNTDNGNANQ; translated from the coding sequence ATGAAAATTCTTTCCCAAAGATTAAGAGAAGCGCGAGAAAAAGCGGGACTAAAACAAATTGAGGCATCAAAGCTTCTTGGCATCTCAAACGGTACTTTATCTGGCTATGAAAGAGAATATCGTGACCCAGATACGGACAGTCTACATAAAATGGCGGAGTTATATGGTGTTTCTGTAGATTGGCTTTTAGGTAAATCGACGACATCTCCCTCAAAAAAAGATACTTCCCTGCCCGAACCAATGTCTGAACAAGATACGGTAATGTTTCGTAATTGGAAGCGCATGACAGAGGAAGAAAAACAAGAGGCATTAAATGTGATACACTATATTTTATACCGAAAAAACACAGATAACGGGAATGCCAATCAGTAA
- a CDS encoding ImmA/IrrE family metallo-endopeptidase — protein sequence MCYSDVEKFVEALYKQLDIQDPEELSISAIADALNIEIIYSESISMRIDNFIVLPCSTLQNRWQIFGHELCHYFFHEGDQRFMHSLFVDLQEHQANHFAYHFCIPTFMLQQLQVQRVDDILQYFPVEFSFALHRLQMYQNTHFTLYEKPVYYLAV from the coding sequence ATGTGTTATTCAGATGTAGAAAAGTTTGTTGAAGCATTATACAAGCAGCTGGATATTCAAGACCCGGAGGAACTTTCCATTTCTGCTATTGCAGACGCTTTAAACATTGAAATTATTTATTCGGAGTCCATCAGCATGCGGATAGATAACTTTATTGTCCTTCCCTGCTCGACGCTTCAAAATAGGTGGCAAATCTTCGGACATGAACTATGCCACTATTTTTTCCATGAAGGAGATCAGCGTTTTATGCATTCTCTTTTTGTTGACTTACAAGAACATCAAGCCAACCATTTTGCGTATCATTTCTGTATCCCGACATTTATGCTGCAACAGCTGCAAGTACAACGTGTCGATGATATCCTGCAGTATTTTCCAGTTGAATTTTCCTTTGCCCTTCACAGGCTGCAGATGTATCAAAATACACATTTCACATTATACGAAAAGCCTGTTTACTACCTCGCCGTGTAA